From Brassica oleracea var. oleracea cultivar TO1000 chromosome C3, BOL, whole genome shotgun sequence, a single genomic window includes:
- the LOC106333407 gene encoding GDSL esterase/lipase At2g19050-like, translated as MAEGMFKVLLWVLAAMVFAMAEGARGQRVPCYFVFGDSVFDNGNNNDLNTSAKVNYSPYGMDLARGPTGRFSNGRNIPDFIAELMRFSDYIPPFTGASPEQAHTGLNYASGGAGILEDTSYHLGDRISFRTQIKNHRTAIMTAKVPPEKLKQCLYTINIGSNDYLNNYFMQGDKYNTQRKYTYDQFADSLIRHYRSFLKLLYVQGARKVALFGVSKIGCTPRMIASHGGGMGCAAEVNKAVEPFNMNLKALVREFNTNFADAKFTFVDMYTGQTPFAYAALGFAVTQKSCCTVESGEELCAADKPVCAFRDRYVYWDNVHSTERANMFVAKAAFAGIVAFPYSIALLGIV; from the exons ATGGCGGAGGGAATGTTCAAGGTATTGCTGTGGGTTTTAGCGGCAATGGTGTTTGCAATGGCCGAAGGGGCTCGTGGACAGCGCGTGCCTTGCTATTTCGTTTTCGGAGACTCGGTTTTCGACAACGGTAACAACAATGACTTGAACACCTCCGCTAAAGTTAACTATTCACCTTATGGTATGGATTTAGCTAGAGGTCCCACGGGCCGATTCAGCAATGGCCGTAATATTCCCGACTTTATCG CTGAACTAATGAGATTCAGTGACTACATTCCACCTTTCACCGGAGCATCGCCGGAACAAGCTCACACCGGTTTAAATTACGCTTCTGGCGGCGCGGGAATTCTCGAAGATACTAGCTACCATCTG GGTGATAGAATCAGTTTTAGAACGCAAATCAAGAACCACCGGACGGCGATTATGACTGCAAAAGTGCCCCCGGAGAAGCTGAAGCAATGTCTATACACTATTAATATAGGAAGCAATGATTATCTTAACAACTACTTCATGCAGGGTGATAAGTACAATACACAACGCAAGTACACTTACGATCAATTTGCTGATTCCCTCATTCGACATTATCGCTCTTTTCTGAAG TTGTTGTATGTCCAAGGAGCAAGGAAGGTGGCTCTGTTTGGGGTCAGTAAGATAGGGTGCACCCCGCGGATGATCGCCTCCCATGGTGGTGGTATGGGCTGTGCCGCTGAAGTGAACAAAGCAGTTGAACCTTTCAACATGAACCTTAAAGCTCTGGTCAGAGAGTTCAACACTAACTTCGCCGATGCTAAGTTCACTTTTGTCGATATGTACACCGGGCAAACTCCATTTGCGTATGCTGCCTTAG GGTTTGCTGTAACACAAAAGAGTTGTTGTACGGTAGAATCAGGGGAAGAACTATGTGCTGCGGATAAACCGGTTTGTGCGTTTCGAGACCGGTACGTGTACTGGGACAATGTCCACAGCACTGAGAGGGCCAACATGTTTGTGGCAAAGGCTGCTTTTGCCGGAATCGTTGCTTTTCCTTACAGCATTGCCTTGCTTGGAATAGTATAG
- the LOC106332680 gene encoding spermidine hydroxycinnamoyl transferase-like, which produces MAPIILRNIYTIVPSEPTWVGCFPLAEWDLVGTITHVPTVYFYNKPSELFQGNVVETLRNSLSRALFHFYPMAGRLKWLPRGRLELDCNAEGVSFMEAESEAKLSDFDDFSPTPEFEKLVPQVNYKHPIETIPLFLAQVTRFKCGGISLGVSISHAVVDGQSAFHFLSEWGRIARGEPLETTPFLDRKILWTGQPLPPFASPPQCERKGFEQPPLLIGETDNVEERKKKTTVEILKLSKTLIEKLRSRVNTSEYADPARGFTRYETVAGHVWRCASKARGHSPEQPTSLGICVDTRSRVQPPLPRGYFGNATINAVARSTSGELISNGLGFAAEKISEAIKSVTNEYVMTGIEYLKNHEDLKTFQDIHALGSTEGPFYGNPNLGLVSWLTLPMYGLDFGWGKEVHMGPCTHDGDGGSLLLPDKNDDGSLILATCLQVAHMEAFKQHLYEDI; this is translated from the exons ATGGCTCCTATCATCCTAAGAAATATTTACACCATCGTACCCTCTGAACCTACATGGGTCGGTTGTTTTCCATTAGCCGAATGGGATCTAGTTGGTACAATAACTCACGTTCCTACCGTTTACTTCTATAACAAGCCATCTGAATTGTTCCAGGGCAATGTAGTCGAAACCCTAAGAAACTCGTTGAGCCGTGCGCTTTTTCACTTCTACCCTATGGCCGGCCGTCTTAAGTGGCTCCCTCGGGGGCGGTTAGAGCTCGATTGTAACGCGGAGGGAGTGTCATTCATGGAAGCCGAGTCCGAGGCAAAACTTTCAGATTTCGACGATTTCTCTCCAACGCCAGAATTTGAGAAACTTGTTCCGCAAGTAAACTACAAACACCCTATTGAAACGATCCCTCTCTTCTTAGCTCAGGTCACCAGATTTAAATGCGGCGGAATAAGCCTCGGCGTCAGCATTTCACACGCGGTGGTTGATGGACAAAGCGCGTTTCACTTCTTGTCTGAATGGGGTAGAATCGCTCGCGGGGAACCTCTTGAAACCACTCCATTTCTCGACCGCAAAATCCTCTGGACTGGTCAACCGCTTCCGCCGTTTGCCTCGCCACCTCAGTGCGAACGCAAAGGGTTTGAACAGCCGCCGTTACTGATCGGAGAAACGGACAATGTAGAAGAAAGAAAGAAGAAAACAACTGTAGAGATACTAAAACTTAGCAAAACTCTGATTGAGAAGCTTAGAAGCAGAGTGAATACAAGTGAATACGCTGACCCAGCTAGAGGGTTTACAAGGTACGAGACGGTCGCGGGACATGTGTGGAGGTGCGCGTCTAAAGCACGTGGGCACTCCCCAGAACAACCCACGTCTTTGGGAATCTGTGTAGATACTCGTAGTCGGGTGCAGCCACCTCTACCACGCGGCTACTTTGGCAATGCCACTATTAATGCGGTCGCAAGAAGCACCTCAG GTGAACTCATATCGAATGGGTTGGGTTTCGCGGCCGAAAAAATCAGTGAAGCCATAAAGAGTGTGACAAACGAATACGTAATGACTGGGATAGAGTATCTTAAAAACCATGAGGATCTGAAGACGTTTCAAGATATACATGCGTTGGGCAGCACGGAAGGTCCATTCTACGGAAACCCTAATCTTGGACTTGTGAGCTGGTTAACTCTACCAATGTACGGCCTTGATTTCGGGTGGGGCAAGGAGGTCCACATGGGACCATGCACGCATGACGGCGACGGGGGCTCTCTGCTACTACCTGATAAAAATGATGACGGATCACTGATTCTCGCCACGTGTCTACAGGTAGCTCACATGGAGGCCTTCAAGCAACACTTATATGAAGATATCTAG
- the LOC106330466 gene encoding uncharacterized protein LOC106330466, translating into HPFDFVNGRRRRIKIFDPIELTPKKDAGKPGEEEDHRRKKVRKEAAATARASAKDAAVRAGDPDEEKYRLGYGVAGKGVKLPWYVENKREYEDRAGGEGEEEEDGGRRSESKKKSGKKSLKELREERLKRERVEKERERALFMKQSQRSGGAKRWLFTHGR; encoded by the exons CATCCTTTCGATTTCGTGAATGGGAGGAGGAGGAGGATCAAGATCTTCGACCCCATCGAGCTAACACCGAAGAAGGATGCTGGTAAGCCTGGGGAGGAGGAAGATCACAGGAGGAAGAAGGTGAGGAAAGAAGCTGCTGCGACCGCGAGAGCCTCTGCGAAAGATGCTGCAGTGAGGGCAGGGGATCCGGATGAGGAGAAGTATAGGTTGGGGTACGGTGTTGCTGGTAAAGGAGTGAAGCTTCCTTGGTACGTTGAGAACAAACGTGAGTATGAAGATAGAGCTGGTGGTGAAGGGGAGGAGGAGGAGGATGGTGGACGTAGGAGTGAATCTAAGAAGAAGAGTGGGAAGAAGAGCTTGAAGGAGCTGAGGGAAGAGCGGTTGAAGAGGGAGAGGGTTGAGAAGGAAAGAGAGAGGGCTCTTTTCATGAAACAGAGCCAGCGAAGCGGTGGCGCGAAGCGGTGGCTTTTCAC TCATGGTAGATAG